A single genomic interval of Hemiscyllium ocellatum isolate sHemOce1 chromosome 41 unlocalized genomic scaffold, sHemOce1.pat.X.cur. SUPER_41_unloc_9, whole genome shotgun sequence harbors:
- the LOC132808900 gene encoding vitamin K epoxide reductase complex subunit 1-like protein 1 has translation MAAVTPTWDSRLRWLACGLGLALSLYAYHVETSKERDAGYRAMCDLSDSVSCSKVFTSRWGRGFGLLGSVLGHNSVLNQPNSIYGLIFYLLQLLLSLTPSATAAIVLGATSVTSLAGSLYLAYILVFILHDFCLVCVTTYVLNLLLFVLNYRRLVHLNDSWQQRRDKQE, from the exons ATGGCGGCGGTGACACCGACGTGGGATTCCCGGCTCCGCTGGCTGGCCTGTGGCCTCGGACTGGCTCTGTCGCTCTACGCCTACCACGTGGAGACGTCCAAGGAGCGGGATGCGGGATACCGGGCCATGTGCGACCTCAGCGACTCCGTCAGCTGCTCCAAAGTCTTCACCTCCCG GTGGGGCCGGGGTTTCGGGCTGCTCGGGAGTGTGCTGGGACACAACAGTGTGCTGAACCAGCCGAACAGTATCTATGGTTTAATCTTCTACCTCCTCCAACTGCTCCTCA GTCTGACCCCCAGCGCCACAGCCGCCATTGTCCTGGGTGCCACGTCCGTCACGTCCTTGGCAGGCTCCCTGTACCTCGCCTACATCCTGGTGTTCATCCTGCACGACTTCTGCCTGGTCTGTGTCACCACCTACGTCCTCAACCTGCTGCTCTTCGTGCTCAACTACAGGAGGCTAGTGCACCTCAACGACAGCTGGCAACAGAGgagggacaagcaggagtga